A genomic region of Rhipicephalus sanguineus isolate Rsan-2018 chromosome 3, BIME_Rsan_1.4, whole genome shotgun sequence contains the following coding sequences:
- the LOC125757910 gene encoding protein FAM246C-like — MAPRAQPARRRRRSHMQPPPSVDVALPPPPPAARAMGRRVPTLTTHRCLLDLALADAASCRRCTDGFGVGGDPLLELVCSCRRRRRCRRDCRRRRPTVDAGTRAPGGRLFLPSRGGEQPPPPPASSDSPGRASSSAPPSAPPGHP; from the coding sequence ATGGCCCCCCGCGCTCAGCCGGcccgccgacgacgacgcagcCACATGCAGCCCCCGCCGTCGGTGGACGTCGCTCTACCGCCGCCTCCGCCGGCCGCCCGCGCCATGGGGCGCCGCGTGCCGACGTTGACGACCCACCGATGCCTGTTGGACCTGGCGCTCGCCGACGCTGCTTCCTGCCGACGCTGCACGGACGGGTTCGGGGTTGGGGGAGACCCGCTGCTGGAGCTGGTGtgcagctgccgccgccgccgccgctgccgacgCGATTGCCGTCGCCGACGACCGACGGTCGATGCCGGCACGCGAGCCCCTGGCGGCCGCCTCTTCCTGCCGTCACGTGGGGGGGAGCAGCCTCCGCCTCCCCCGGCATCTTCCGACTCACCTGGACGCGCCTCCTCTTCTGCCCCCCCTTCCGCTCCTCCCGGTCACCCGTGA